A genomic region of Nostoc sp. UHCC 0702 contains the following coding sequences:
- the lpdA gene encoding dihydrolipoyl dehydrogenase, which yields MSDGFDYDLVIIGAGVGGHGAALHAVSCGLKSAIIEAADMGGTCVNRGCIPSKALLAAAGRVRELRNAHHLKSLGIQIGNVEFDREAIANHAGNLVSKIQGDLTNSLKRLNVDIIRGWGKIAGTQKVAVTGDGGEKTITAKDIILSPGSVPFVPPGIKVDGKTVFTSDQGVKLASLPEWVAIIGSGYIGLEFSDVYSALGCEITMIEALDQLMPGFDRDIAKLAERVLITPRDIETKVGIYAKKVIPGSPVVIELADFKTKEDLEVIEVDACLVATGRIPATQNLGLDSVGVELDRRNFIPVDDHMAVLSAGEVVPHLWAIGDANGKMMLAHAASAQGIIAVENIVGRSRVVDYRSIPAAAFTHPEISYVGLTETAAKELGQAEGFEIATSRSYFKGNSKALAENEADGIAKVVYRKDTGEVLGVHIFGLHASDLIHEASAAIANRQSVNTLAHLVHAHPTLSEVLDEAYKRAVTI from the coding sequence GTGAGTGATGGATTTGATTACGATTTAGTGATTATAGGCGCTGGTGTAGGCGGACATGGCGCAGCCCTACACGCCGTCAGCTGCGGTTTGAAAAGTGCGATTATCGAAGCAGCGGACATGGGGGGAACCTGTGTCAACCGGGGCTGCATTCCATCAAAGGCGCTACTAGCAGCAGCTGGACGTGTGCGGGAATTACGTAATGCCCACCATCTGAAATCGCTGGGAATTCAAATTGGCAATGTAGAATTTGACCGGGAAGCGATCGCTAATCATGCCGGCAATCTAGTATCGAAAATTCAAGGCGACTTAACCAACAGCCTCAAACGTCTAAATGTCGATATCATCAGGGGTTGGGGAAAAATAGCCGGGACGCAAAAAGTGGCTGTGACTGGCGATGGCGGTGAAAAAACTATCACAGCCAAAGATATTATCCTTTCCCCTGGTTCAGTGCCCTTCGTACCACCAGGCATTAAAGTAGACGGCAAAACTGTATTTACCAGCGACCAAGGCGTAAAATTGGCATCTCTACCGGAATGGGTAGCGATTATTGGTAGTGGTTACATCGGCTTGGAATTTTCCGATGTTTACTCAGCTTTGGGCTGTGAAATCACCATGATTGAAGCCCTAGACCAGTTAATGCCAGGATTTGACCGCGATATAGCCAAACTCGCCGAACGGGTGTTGATTACTCCCCGCGACATTGAAACCAAAGTAGGGATATACGCTAAAAAAGTGATTCCCGGTTCACCGGTGGTGATTGAGTTAGCAGATTTTAAAACCAAAGAAGATTTAGAAGTCATCGAGGTGGATGCTTGTTTAGTTGCCACAGGGCGCATTCCAGCCACGCAAAACCTCGGTTTAGACTCAGTGGGTGTGGAACTAGACCGACGGAATTTTATTCCTGTCGATGACCACATGGCGGTGCTGAGTGCCGGTGAAGTAGTACCACATTTGTGGGCAATTGGCGATGCCAACGGCAAAATGATGTTGGCACACGCCGCTTCTGCCCAAGGCATCATCGCCGTAGAAAATATTGTCGGGCGATCGCGTGTGGTAGACTATCGCAGCATCCCCGCAGCTGCATTTACCCACCCAGAAATTAGTTATGTCGGCTTAACGGAAACAGCCGCAAAAGAATTAGGTCAAGCAGAAGGCTTTGAAATCGCCACAAGTAGAAGTTACTTCAAAGGTAATTCTAAAGCCTTGGCAGAAAACGAAGCCGATGGTATAGCAAAAGTAGTGTATCGCAAAGACACAGGTGAAGTCTTAGGCGTCCACATTTTCGGATTACACGCCTCAGACTTAATTCACGAAGCCTCAGCCGCGATCGCCAACCGTCAATCTGTTAATACCCTCGCCCATTTAGTTCACGCCCACCCCACACTTTCAGAAGTGCTGGACGAAGCCTATAAACGGGCTGTGACAATTTAG
- the trpC gene encoding indole-3-glycerol phosphate synthase TrpC: MQIRRRSPNPAINVSFLRYQAALPDAAPNNILEEIVWQKEVEVDQMREKIPLVELQKQVLTAPPTRDFVAALRQGKTNPALIAEVKKASPSKGVFREDFDPVAIALSYQEGGASCLSVLTDAKFFQGSFDNLAKVRTAVDLPLLCKDFVIYPYQMYLARLQGADAVLLIAAILSDQDLQYFIKIANALNMAALIEVHNLEELDRVLALDGVSLVGINNRNLEDFTVDLQTTCHLLEVRGKQLQERNILVVSESGLHNSNDLSVVETAGASAVLIGESLVKQPNPELAIANLFSKSSSVGTSDI, encoded by the coding sequence ATGCAAATCCGTCGCCGTTCACCTAACCCAGCTATTAATGTATCCTTCTTGCGCTATCAGGCTGCTTTGCCAGATGCAGCCCCAAACAACATTTTGGAGGAAATTGTCTGGCAAAAAGAAGTCGAAGTTGACCAAATGCGCGAAAAAATTCCCTTGGTAGAATTACAAAAGCAGGTACTAACTGCACCACCTACCCGTGATTTTGTCGCCGCCCTACGTCAAGGTAAGACAAATCCAGCCTTGATTGCCGAAGTTAAAAAAGCTTCCCCCAGCAAAGGTGTTTTCCGAGAAGATTTTGACCCAGTAGCGATCGCCTTATCCTACCAGGAAGGAGGTGCTAGTTGTCTTTCTGTGCTGACGGATGCCAAATTCTTTCAAGGTAGCTTTGACAATTTAGCCAAGGTTCGCACTGCCGTAGATTTACCTTTACTTTGCAAGGATTTTGTTATATATCCTTATCAAATGTACTTAGCACGCCTGCAAGGTGCAGATGCCGTTTTATTGATTGCAGCTATCCTCAGCGATCAGGATTTGCAATACTTTATCAAAATTGCCAATGCCCTGAATATGGCAGCTTTAATTGAAGTTCACAATTTAGAAGAACTCGACCGTGTACTAGCTTTAGATGGTGTATCTTTAGTAGGAATTAATAATCGTAATTTAGAAGATTTCACTGTTGACTTGCAAACTACTTGCCACTTGTTAGAGGTAAGAGGTAAGCAACTACAAGAACGGAATATCTTGGTTGTCAGCGAATCAGGATTACATAACTCAAATGATTTGAGTGTAGTAGAAACAGCAGGTGCATCCGCAGTGTTGATTGGAGAGTCTTTAGTCAAACAACCGAATCCAGAATTAGCGATCGCCAATCTCTTCTCTAAGTCTTCATCTGTGGGTACATCAGATATCTAA
- a CDS encoding DUF5340 domain-containing protein — protein MEQIPLPSPIHYELILQLLERQTMSAVSQNPDLRRQVNQLIITLRKAAVQQKQLEEICQFSSVTVDHRWSINHHNSDQIVTPD, from the coding sequence ATGGAGCAAATTCCTCTTCCATCACCTATCCACTACGAACTTATACTCCAACTCTTAGAAAGACAAACCATGTCAGCAGTCAGTCAAAATCCTGATTTGCGGCGTCAAGTCAATCAGCTAATTATTACTCTCCGCAAAGCCGCAGTGCAACAAAAACAACTAGAAGAAATTTGCCAGTTTTCCTCTGTAACTGTAGACCACCGTTGGTCAATCAACCATCATAATAGCGATCAAATCGTCACCCCTGATTGA
- a CDS encoding DUF2949 domain-containing protein: protein MTIHNRQGGELQMSPSTYSRLIHFLQEDLSISAASLAVALRHREHDPGPLPMILWQYGLITLEQLEQIYDWLETA, encoded by the coding sequence ATGACAATACACAATAGACAAGGAGGTGAGTTACAAATGTCACCATCAACTTATTCTCGACTAATTCACTTTTTACAGGAAGATTTGTCAATTTCCGCAGCATCACTTGCGGTTGCACTGCGACACCGCGAACATGATCCTGGCCCTTTACCAATGATCCTTTGGCAGTATGGGTTGATTACGTTAGAACAGTTGGAACAAATTTACGATTGGCTGGAGACGGCGTAG
- a CDS encoding DUF192 domain-containing protein, with protein sequence MMRWLSLVPMLLGILLVGCSIQTTANSPTPNPNITVEAPKSAAQTLPISAKAILPNGTTIQLEVARTPEQQAKGLMYRPALPDNRGMVFPFPSAQPIRFWMKNVPVPLDMVFLQNGVVKYVEASAPPCAKEPCPNYGPDVPIDTVIELRAGRAAELKLQKGDRVKIEF encoded by the coding sequence ATGATGCGTTGGCTAAGTTTAGTACCGATGCTGCTGGGTATTTTGCTCGTAGGCTGTTCTATACAGACAACCGCTAACTCTCCTACACCAAACCCAAATATCACAGTGGAAGCACCAAAATCTGCTGCTCAAACACTACCAATTTCTGCAAAGGCAATTTTGCCTAATGGTACAACAATTCAGTTAGAAGTAGCGCGGACACCAGAACAACAGGCAAAAGGATTAATGTATCGCCCAGCTTTACCAGATAATCGGGGGATGGTATTTCCGTTTCCCTCTGCACAGCCAATCAGGTTTTGGATGAAAAATGTCCCCGTTCCTCTGGATATGGTCTTTTTGCAAAATGGAGTGGTAAAGTATGTTGAAGCTTCTGCGCCTCCCTGTGCTAAGGAACCTTGTCCTAATTATGGGCCTGATGTACCCATCGACACGGTGATTGAACTGCGTGCCGGACGAGCTGCCGAATTAAAATTGCAAAAAGGCGATCGCGTCAAAATTGAATTTTGA
- a CDS encoding response regulator transcription factor encodes MTVAHSPCVLVIETDDSLASQLSFDLQEAGYEAILAHDAASGLQYCRDRQPALIVLDRMLAGESGLSLCKNLRSAGMRSPVLILMARDTVDDRVACLEAGADDYILKPYRAEDFLKLIRLYLKPDIDTTEQLRFGELVLDIATRRAIHNGRAIDLTMKEFELLKFLMEHPREVLTREQILENVWGYDFMGESNVIEVYIRYLRLKIEDEGQKRLIQTVRGVGYVLRES; translated from the coding sequence ATGACAGTTGCTCACAGTCCGTGTGTTTTAGTCATTGAAACCGATGATAGTCTGGCAAGTCAACTTTCCTTTGATTTGCAAGAAGCTGGCTATGAAGCGATTTTGGCTCACGATGCGGCAAGCGGTTTGCAATACTGCCGCGATCGCCAACCTGCTTTAATTGTTCTAGACAGGATGCTAGCAGGTGAATCTGGACTCTCGTTATGCAAAAACCTCAGAAGTGCTGGTATGCGATCGCCTGTACTAATATTAATGGCACGCGATACAGTTGATGACCGTGTAGCATGTCTAGAAGCTGGAGCCGATGACTACATCCTCAAGCCTTACCGCGCAGAAGACTTTTTAAAGTTGATTCGCCTTTATTTAAAACCTGATATCGATACAACAGAGCAATTACGCTTTGGAGAGTTGGTTCTAGACATAGCAACTCGCCGTGCCATACATAATGGCCGGGCGATAGACTTAACAATGAAGGAATTTGAACTATTAAAGTTTTTAATGGAACATCCCCGTGAAGTTCTAACTCGTGAACAAATCCTAGAAAACGTCTGGGGTTACGACTTTATGGGTGAATCGAATGTGATTGAAGTGTATATTCGCTACTTACGTCTAAAAATCGAAGATGAAGGTCAAAAACGCCTCATTCAAACGGTTCGAGGTGTAGGATACGTGTTAAGAGAATCTTAA
- a CDS encoding NAD(+) kinase yields MPKAGIIYNDVKPIAVRVAIELKEKLTAAGWNVSVTSSVGGILGYSTPESSVCHTPIDGLTPPGFDSEMEFAIVLGGDGTVLAASRQVALCGIPLLTVNTGHMGFLTEAYLNQLPEAIEQVMAGTYEIEERAMLTVKVLRGESVLWEALCLNEMVLHREPLTSMCHFEIAVGRHAPVDIAADGVIVSTPTGSTAYSLSAGGPVVTPGVPVLQLVPICPHSLASRALVFPDTEPVNIYPVNIPRLVMVVDGNGGCYVLPEDHVYLERSQYSVRFIRLQPPEFFRILREKLGWGLPHIAKPTSVELP; encoded by the coding sequence GTGCCGAAAGCAGGCATTATCTACAATGACGTTAAACCGATAGCGGTTCGCGTCGCTATCGAGTTAAAAGAGAAGCTAACCGCTGCCGGTTGGAATGTATCTGTTACATCAAGTGTCGGTGGCATACTGGGCTACTCTACCCCGGAAAGTTCAGTATGCCACACTCCAATTGACGGTCTGACGCCCCCTGGCTTTGATTCGGAAATGGAGTTTGCCATAGTACTAGGGGGTGATGGCACTGTTTTAGCAGCGTCCCGTCAGGTTGCTCTTTGCGGCATTCCACTGCTAACAGTGAACACTGGACACATGGGATTTTTAACGGAAGCCTACCTGAACCAATTGCCCGAAGCAATAGAACAGGTGATGGCAGGTACGTATGAAATAGAAGAACGAGCTATGCTCACAGTTAAGGTACTGCGGGGAGAGTCTGTACTGTGGGAAGCCCTTTGCTTGAATGAAATGGTGTTACATCGAGAGCCGTTAACCTCCATGTGCCATTTTGAAATCGCAGTGGGGCGTCATGCACCTGTGGATATTGCGGCAGATGGTGTGATTGTTTCTACACCAACTGGTTCGACCGCTTATTCTTTAAGTGCTGGTGGGCCAGTAGTAACTCCTGGTGTACCTGTATTGCAGTTAGTACCGATTTGTCCCCATTCTCTAGCTTCTAGGGCGTTGGTGTTTCCAGATACGGAACCAGTCAACATCTACCCAGTTAATATTCCTCGGTTAGTGATGGTAGTAGATGGCAATGGAGGATGCTATGTCTTACCAGAGGATCACGTATATTTAGAGCGATCGCAATACAGCGTCCGGTTTATTCGTCTGCAACCGCCAGAGTTTTTCCGGATTTTGCGGGAAAAACTAGGTTGGGGTTTACCACATATAGCCAAACCCACTTCGGTAGAATTACCTTAG
- a CDS encoding SDR family oxidoreductase codes for MTLLIVGATGTLGRQVARRAIDEGYKVRCLVRSAKKAAFLKEWGAELVRGDICNPQSLTGALSGVTAVIDAATSRATDSLTIKQVDWDGQVALIQAAKAAGVERFIFFSILDAEKYPQVPLMEIKRCTELFLAESGLNYTILRLAGFMQGLIGQYGIPILEAQPVWVTGNSSPIAYMDTQDIAKFAIRALSVPETEKQAFPVVGTRAWSAEEIISLCERLSGKEARVTRMPINLLRTVRRIIRFFQWGWNVADRLEFTEVLASGKPLNAPMDEVYKVFGLDQQQTTTLESYLQEYFSRIMKKLKELDYEKNKSKKEKSKKTPFKKVNS; via the coding sequence ATGACATTATTAATCGTCGGTGCTACTGGCACCTTAGGAAGACAAGTGGCTCGTCGTGCTATCGATGAGGGGTATAAGGTACGCTGTCTGGTTCGGAGTGCCAAAAAAGCTGCTTTTCTCAAAGAATGGGGTGCAGAGTTAGTGCGGGGAGATATATGTAACCCCCAAAGCCTCACGGGGGCGCTGTCAGGTGTAACCGCAGTCATTGATGCTGCAACATCTCGTGCTACAGATTCACTAACCATTAAACAAGTAGACTGGGATGGTCAAGTTGCTTTAATTCAAGCGGCGAAGGCTGCGGGTGTAGAGCGTTTTATCTTCTTTTCCATACTTGATGCCGAAAAGTACCCACAAGTACCGCTGATGGAAATCAAGCGATGTACAGAACTTTTTTTAGCGGAGTCTGGGCTTAATTACACCATCCTACGCTTAGCTGGTTTTATGCAAGGGTTAATCGGTCAATATGGAATACCCATTTTAGAAGCACAACCTGTTTGGGTGACTGGTAATTCTTCGCCCATCGCCTACATGGACACTCAAGACATTGCAAAGTTTGCTATCCGTGCTTTGAGCGTACCAGAAACCGAAAAACAAGCTTTTCCCGTTGTCGGTACTCGTGCTTGGAGTGCAGAGGAAATCATTAGCCTGTGCGAACGCTTATCTGGCAAAGAAGCCAGAGTAACGCGGATGCCAATCAACTTACTACGTACCGTGCGCCGCATCATCCGATTCTTTCAGTGGGGTTGGAACGTAGCAGACAGACTAGAGTTTACAGAAGTCTTGGCAAGTGGTAAACCCTTAAATGCCCCAATGGATGAGGTCTATAAAGTTTTTGGGTTAGACCAACAACAAACAACCACTCTAGAAAGCTATCTGCAAGAGTACTTCAGTCGAATTATGAAAAAGCTTAAAGAGCTAGACTACGAGAAAAATAAATCCAAAAAGGAGAAATCTAAAAAGACTCCCTTTAAAAAAGTTAATAGTTAA
- the petM gene encoding cytochrome b6-f complex subunit PetM translates to MSGEILNAALLSFGLIFVGWALGALLLKIQGAEE, encoded by the coding sequence ATGAGCGGCGAAATTTTAAATGCAGCTTTGTTGTCTTTCGGTTTAATCTTCGTGGGTTGGGCTTTAGGTGCTTTATTGCTGAAAATTCAGGGTGCAGAGGAATAA
- the pdxA gene encoding 4-hydroxythreonine-4-phosphate dehydrogenase PdxA, with protein MYQINQDKTVNIQNKIKPRLALTLGDPAGIGSEVILKALADPDVMQNCDLTVVGNRDLLVQTYDKLNLNENLPVLANPEELTVIDVPLNSQNDSQIIMGIGNAASGAASFAYMEYAIAQTLAGKFDGIVTGPIAKSAWKAAGYNYPGQTELLAQKSGVDRFGMLFVARSPYTNWTLRTLLATTHIPLYQVADTLTPQLLTKKLDLLVECLEKDFGIEKGRIAIAGLNPHSGEQGQLGTEEQDWLIPWLEQERQNRPNLQLDGPIPPDTMWVKPGQAWYGNSQIQNPADAYLALYHDQGLIPVKLMAFDRAVNTSIGLPFVRTSPDHGTAFDIAGKGIADATSMKAAIHLAAELVSQRMAVKN; from the coding sequence ATGTATCAAATAAATCAAGATAAAACAGTAAATATACAAAATAAAATTAAGCCAAGGTTGGCGCTGACGCTGGGAGATCCAGCCGGAATTGGGTCTGAGGTGATTTTGAAAGCTTTGGCAGACCCAGATGTGATGCAAAACTGTGACCTGACAGTGGTAGGTAATCGGGATTTACTAGTACAGACTTATGACAAACTGAATTTAAATGAAAATTTACCTGTTTTGGCAAATCCTGAAGAGTTGACAGTCATTGATGTGCCATTAAATAGCCAAAACGACAGTCAGATTATTATGGGCATCGGTAATGCAGCGAGTGGTGCGGCTAGTTTTGCCTATATGGAATATGCGATCGCTCAAACTCTGGCTGGTAAATTTGATGGTATTGTCACAGGCCCCATCGCTAAATCTGCCTGGAAAGCCGCAGGCTACAATTATCCAGGGCAAACAGAACTTTTAGCCCAAAAGTCAGGAGTTGACCGCTTTGGCATGTTATTCGTGGCGCGATCGCCTTATACTAATTGGACACTCCGCACTTTGCTGGCTACCACACATATTCCCCTATATCAAGTCGCTGACACGTTAACGCCACAGTTGTTGACCAAGAAACTAGATTTGTTGGTGGAGTGTTTAGAAAAAGATTTTGGCATAGAAAAGGGGAGAATTGCGATCGCAGGTTTAAATCCCCACAGTGGCGAACAGGGACAACTGGGAACAGAAGAACAAGATTGGTTAATTCCCTGGTTAGAACAGGAACGGCAAAACCGCCCAAATTTGCAGCTAGATGGGCCAATTCCGCCGGATACGATGTGGGTTAAACCTGGTCAAGCTTGGTATGGCAACTCTCAAATTCAAAATCCAGCCGATGCCTATCTAGCACTTTACCACGACCAAGGCTTGATTCCTGTTAAATTGATGGCGTTTGATAGAGCCGTTAATACTTCTATTGGTCTGCCTTTTGTTAGGACTTCACCCGACCACGGAACAGCATTTGATATTGCAGGTAAGGGAATTGCTGATGCTACGAGTATGAAAGCGGCGATACATTTAGCGGCTGAATTGGTTAGTCAGAGAATGGCTGTAAAAAATTAG
- a CDS encoding Uma2 family endonuclease, whose protein sequence is MTQILGKVVTFEEFVAKYPDNTGKRYELHDGVVIKIPQPPGIHEEIVGFLATKITLECSHLNLPYVIAKTALVKPPENESAYSPDVLLLNRPNLVNELLWKKVSTVTQAVSIPLVIEVVSTNWRDDYHKKYADYEEMGIPEYWIVDYAALGGREFIGKPKQPTILVCTLEEGEYQINKFRENDRIQSLLFPELNLTVQQVFEAGGAIIS, encoded by the coding sequence ATGACTCAAATTTTAGGCAAAGTAGTTACATTTGAAGAATTCGTTGCTAAATATCCAGATAACACAGGGAAACGTTACGAACTACATGATGGAGTAGTAATTAAAATTCCTCAACCGCCAGGCATCCATGAAGAAATTGTTGGATTTTTAGCAACAAAAATTACTTTAGAATGCAGTCATCTCAACCTGCCCTATGTTATAGCAAAAACAGCATTAGTTAAACCACCTGAAAACGAATCTGCTTACTCGCCAGATGTGCTGTTGTTGAATCGTCCTAATTTAGTTAATGAGCTTTTGTGGAAAAAAGTATCTACCGTTACTCAAGCAGTATCTATCCCTTTGGTGATTGAGGTAGTGAGTACTAATTGGCGTGATGATTATCATAAAAAATATGCTGACTATGAGGAAATGGGAATTCCTGAATACTGGATTGTAGATTATGCTGCTTTAGGCGGTAGGGAGTTTATTGGTAAGCCCAAACAACCGACAATTTTGGTTTGCACTTTAGAAGAAGGTGAATATCAAATTAATAAATTTCGAGAAAATGACCGTATTCAGTCATTATTATTTCCAGAATTGAATTTGACGGTACAACAGGTTTTTGAAGCTGGAGGGGCAATTATCAGTTAA
- a CDS encoding HAMP domain-containing protein produces MFHAVNTLQPETVVIDNSNDDEYLAVTRLNGPDWYFVTVYPKSLLSEIAADNARFVFNVGLIALLLEILLLFSVLYKQVTIPLNKLLIATDQISQGNFNINLNTKLPNEFGLLATSFTSMASQLHESFMLLEQSNEELEVRVEHRTAELSQVLQDLQQTQSQLIQSEKMSSLGQMVAGVAHEINNPVSFIHGNLTHVDSYTQDLLQLIDLYEQQYPHSTATIQTAVEAIDLEFLKQDFPKLVSSMKVGTERIRGIVQSLRNFSRLDEAEFKAVDVHEGIESTLLILQNRLKEQPDCCGIEVIKDYGHLPLVECYPGQLNQVFMNLLSNAIDALKASVFNQQPATNPTICIVTQVLADKAISVHISDNGLGMDETVQAKLFDPFFTTKPVGKGTGLGLSISYQIVVGNHGGKLYCHSALGHGTEFVIEIPVYQPDRKHENQATHQKDFSHLL; encoded by the coding sequence ATTTTTCATGCCGTCAACACCCTGCAACCTGAAACAGTGGTGATTGATAATTCCAATGACGATGAATATCTGGCTGTAACCAGACTGAATGGCCCAGATTGGTATTTTGTGACCGTTTACCCCAAATCGCTGTTATCAGAAATTGCAGCTGATAACGCCCGTTTTGTTTTCAATGTAGGATTAATTGCCCTGTTACTGGAAATCCTGCTATTGTTTTCTGTGTTGTATAAGCAAGTGACAATTCCCTTAAATAAACTACTAATTGCAACTGATCAGATTTCCCAAGGGAATTTTAATATTAATCTTAATACTAAGTTACCTAATGAATTCGGTCTGTTGGCAACTTCTTTTACTAGCATGGCCAGTCAATTGCATGAATCTTTTATGCTTTTAGAACAAAGCAATGAAGAACTGGAAGTTCGAGTTGAACATCGGACAGCCGAATTATCTCAAGTGCTTCAGGATTTGCAACAAACTCAGTCCCAATTAATCCAGTCTGAAAAGATGTCGAGTCTGGGACAAATGGTGGCTGGAGTTGCCCACGAAATTAATAATCCAGTCAGTTTTATTCACGGCAATCTGACTCATGTTGACAGCTACACTCAGGATTTACTACAATTAATCGACCTTTACGAACAACAATATCCCCATTCCACAGCAACAATCCAAACAGCAGTGGAAGCCATCGACCTAGAATTTCTCAAGCAAGACTTTCCTAAACTGGTCAGTTCCATGAAAGTAGGAACAGAACGTATTCGGGGAATCGTGCAATCTCTACGCAACTTCTCCCGTCTGGATGAAGCTGAGTTTAAAGCAGTAGATGTGCATGAAGGCATTGAAAGTACGTTGCTTATCCTGCAAAACCGCCTCAAGGAACAACCAGACTGTTGTGGAATCGAAGTAATTAAAGATTATGGTCATTTACCGCTGGTTGAGTGTTACCCAGGCCAATTGAATCAGGTTTTCATGAATCTTTTATCAAATGCGATCGATGCGTTAAAAGCGTCAGTCTTCAACCAACAACCTGCAACTAATCCCACAATTTGTATTGTTACGCAAGTCTTGGCAGACAAAGCCATCTCAGTTCACATTAGTGATAACGGCTTAGGGATGGATGAAACAGTACAAGCGAAGTTATTTGACCCCTTCTTTACCACCAAACCAGTCGGAAAAGGTACAGGCTTAGGCTTATCGATTAGTTATCAAATTGTGGTAGGCAATCACGGTGGTAAGCTGTACTGTCATTCTGCACTAGGACATGGAACTGAGTTTGTCATCGAAATTCCAGTTTATCAGCCAGATCGTAAGCATGAGAATCAAGCTACTCATCAAAAGGATTTCTCCCATCTACTGTGA